The following are encoded in a window of Microbacterium sp. LWO13-1.2 genomic DNA:
- a CDS encoding acyl-CoA dehydrogenase family protein: protein MFDTLVRPSITEVIDRITALRPELAEGGREGDLSRRVPERIFEAVRATGAFSVSAPEKFGGLAGNTRDVQAVTSAIGAGDGSLAWMAGIYNTGAWVLSLMSDQAQGDVWGERGKAGALVSIVLATTSEAVVVDGGYRITGRWAYGTGSREAEWSLLGVPLKNVAGEIIDAGVALIPREDLTFEDDWFVAGMKSTASVTQLANDVLVPSHRIFRLTAAIEGEYIGSNQETSYRTMFVPSLFMNLVGPHLGMGRAALDFVVAAAGTKSIAFTGYDRQADSTIFQYTLAKAAVQLAAAEALAEQVADEIYLTAERGEYAPYADRIALRAKAGWVIDTITQLIGDLVTAHGSAGFSDSSVLQRIWRDQAAAARHGHTLSASGYEALGRVMVGREGDARFVLPVV, encoded by the coding sequence TTGTTTGACACACTTGTTCGACCATCGATCACTGAAGTCATCGATCGAATCACGGCGCTTCGCCCCGAGCTCGCAGAAGGCGGACGTGAAGGAGACCTCTCCCGGCGTGTTCCGGAACGCATCTTCGAGGCTGTACGGGCCACGGGAGCATTCAGCGTGTCGGCGCCGGAGAAGTTTGGCGGGCTCGCCGGCAACACTCGTGACGTGCAGGCCGTGACGAGTGCGATCGGTGCCGGCGACGGCAGCCTCGCCTGGATGGCCGGCATCTACAACACCGGCGCTTGGGTGCTGAGCCTCATGAGCGATCAGGCGCAGGGCGATGTCTGGGGGGAGCGGGGGAAGGCGGGCGCGCTCGTCTCCATCGTCCTTGCCACCACGTCAGAGGCCGTCGTCGTTGACGGGGGATACCGCATCACCGGTCGATGGGCGTACGGCACGGGCAGCCGCGAGGCAGAATGGTCGCTTCTCGGCGTGCCGCTCAAGAACGTCGCGGGTGAGATCATCGACGCCGGTGTTGCGTTGATCCCTCGAGAGGACCTCACCTTTGAGGACGACTGGTTCGTCGCTGGGATGAAGTCGACGGCGAGCGTCACCCAGCTCGCGAACGATGTTCTTGTGCCGAGTCACCGCATCTTCCGGCTGACCGCAGCGATCGAGGGTGAGTACATCGGCAGCAACCAGGAGACGTCGTATCGCACGATGTTCGTGCCGTCGCTCTTCATGAACTTGGTGGGGCCCCACCTGGGAATGGGCCGCGCAGCACTGGACTTCGTGGTGGCGGCGGCGGGAACCAAGTCCATCGCCTTCACGGGATATGACCGTCAGGCGGATTCGACGATCTTTCAGTACACGCTCGCCAAAGCTGCGGTTCAGCTCGCGGCGGCCGAAGCTCTGGCTGAGCAGGTCGCTGACGAGATCTACCTCACGGCCGAACGAGGCGAGTATGCGCCTTACGCCGATCGCATTGCATTGCGTGCGAAGGCGGGCTGGGTCATCGACACGATCACTCAACTCATCGGTGATCTAGTGACGGCGCACGGCTCCGCAGGGTTCTCCGACTCGTCGGTGCTCCAGCGGATCTGGCGTGATCAGGCAGCAGCAGCCCGACACGGGCACACCCTCTCGGCGAGTGGCTACGAGGCTCTCGGGCGGGTGATGGTGGGCCGTGAAGGCGATGCCCGCTTTGTCCTGCCTGTGGTGTGA
- a CDS encoding flavin reductase family protein: protein MTETHSAISADDFRFAFRSHPAGVAIVTADAGDGPVAMTVSSVASVSIDPPTLVFSASALSSSTPTILKAETVVVHMLAADQVALAKLGAQRGVDRFGPDVEWSRLPTGEPYYPGAHWLRGRVVQRVDANGSTLILVEAIESKQHGEDVDQEPIPLVYHNRRWHTLSDRSSLPTSSVPFCVVYGRDE, encoded by the coding sequence ATGACTGAGACTCATTCCGCCATCTCCGCTGATGACTTTCGCTTCGCCTTCCGGTCGCACCCGGCCGGCGTCGCGATCGTCACCGCCGACGCTGGCGATGGCCCGGTCGCGATGACCGTCAGCTCTGTCGCATCGGTGTCCATCGATCCGCCGACGCTCGTCTTCTCGGCGTCGGCCCTCTCTTCGAGTACGCCGACGATCCTCAAGGCTGAGACAGTCGTCGTGCACATGCTCGCTGCAGACCAGGTCGCCCTTGCCAAGCTGGGTGCGCAGCGGGGGGTCGACCGGTTCGGACCGGACGTCGAGTGGAGCCGGCTCCCCACCGGTGAGCCTTACTACCCGGGGGCGCACTGGTTGCGCGGACGGGTCGTACAGCGGGTGGATGCCAACGGCTCGACCCTGATCCTCGTTGAGGCGATCGAGTCCAAGCAGCACGGCGAAGACGTCGACCAGGAGCCGATTCCTCTCGTGTATCACAACCGCCGGTGGCACACGCTCTCGGACCGATCTTCGCTACCCACATCTTCCGTCCCGTTCTGCGTCGTCTACGGACGAGACGAATGA
- a CDS encoding RidA family protein encodes MTNERISRIPAPVVPGISDSTRVTAGELIFISGQVGFEEDGSVPTDFVRAIELTYGEFERALHAAGVTYDDLVRVNVYITELDQEKLHTWRETRNGIVKTTTPSASTVIGVHSLYNGATIEIDGIAAVR; translated from the coding sequence ATGACCAACGAACGTATCTCCCGCATCCCGGCTCCCGTGGTTCCCGGCATCTCTGACAGCACCCGCGTCACCGCGGGTGAGCTCATCTTCATCTCTGGGCAGGTTGGGTTCGAAGAAGACGGATCTGTGCCCACCGACTTCGTTCGCGCTATCGAACTCACGTACGGCGAGTTCGAGCGCGCCCTGCATGCCGCCGGCGTCACGTATGACGACCTGGTTCGCGTGAACGTGTACATCACGGAACTCGACCAGGAGAAGCTTCACACCTGGCGAGAGACGCGCAACGGCATCGTCAAGACGACCACGCCTTCCGCGAGCACCGTCATCGGTGTGCACTCCCTCTACAACGGCGCGACGATCGAGATCGACGGCATCGCCGCAGTTCGATAA
- a CDS encoding Xaa-Pro peptidase family protein → MAEAANTPRPLLTPGQMGVDYEMRVDFSRLRDYRLQRAQAALEASECGAFLLFDFYNIRYTTSSWVGGALGDKMIRYALLTRGGEPHLWDFGSAVKHHQLYSPWLKQDHNHPGFLGFRGAVAPTAGLMVDAVTEIKGILKDLGLHNSPVGIDIVEPPFLFEMQRQGLTVVDAQQHMLDAREIKSADEIMLLNQAAAMVDGVYTDIVEALKPGVRESDIVALAAKKLYEYGSDQVEAINAISGERCNPHPHNFTDRIIRPGDQAFFDIIHSFNGYRTCYYRTFSVGRATGPQKSAYSQAREWMDNAIAAIKPGVGSDEIASLFPTAESLGFDDELSAFGLQFCHGLGLGLHERPVISRLNSYREPVEIKTGMVFAVETYCPASDGYSAARIEEEVVVTEDGPIILTKYPADELMVANPY, encoded by the coding sequence ATGGCCGAGGCCGCCAACACTCCCCGACCGCTCCTGACTCCCGGACAGATGGGTGTCGACTACGAGATGCGGGTCGACTTCTCCCGCCTTCGGGACTATCGCCTCCAGCGCGCCCAAGCCGCGCTGGAAGCGAGCGAATGCGGTGCCTTCCTGTTGTTCGACTTCTATAACATCCGCTACACCACGTCGTCGTGGGTCGGTGGCGCGCTGGGCGACAAGATGATCCGGTACGCCCTGCTCACGCGTGGCGGGGAGCCGCACCTGTGGGACTTCGGTTCTGCGGTCAAGCACCACCAGCTCTACTCGCCATGGCTGAAGCAGGACCACAATCATCCCGGCTTCCTCGGATTCCGGGGCGCGGTGGCTCCCACCGCGGGCCTCATGGTCGATGCCGTGACCGAGATCAAGGGCATCCTCAAGGACCTCGGGCTGCACAATAGCCCGGTCGGGATCGACATCGTCGAGCCACCGTTCCTTTTCGAGATGCAGCGCCAGGGCCTCACAGTGGTCGACGCCCAGCAGCACATGCTCGATGCCCGCGAGATCAAGAGCGCCGACGAGATCATGCTGTTGAACCAGGCAGCGGCGATGGTCGACGGTGTCTATACCGACATCGTCGAAGCGCTGAAGCCCGGTGTGCGCGAGAGCGACATCGTCGCTTTGGCGGCGAAGAAGCTCTACGAGTACGGCTCCGATCAGGTGGAGGCGATCAACGCGATCTCCGGAGAGCGTTGCAACCCGCATCCGCACAACTTCACCGACCGGATCATCCGTCCGGGCGATCAGGCGTTCTTCGACATCATCCACTCGTTCAACGGGTATCGCACGTGCTATTACCGCACGTTCAGTGTGGGTCGTGCGACAGGTCCCCAGAAGAGTGCATACTCGCAGGCGCGGGAGTGGATGGACAACGCGATCGCAGCCATCAAGCCCGGGGTGGGCTCAGACGAGATCGCGTCGTTGTTCCCCACCGCGGAGTCTCTGGGGTTCGATGACGAGCTCTCGGCCTTCGGTCTGCAGTTCTGCCACGGACTCGGGCTCGGACTTCACGAGCGGCCGGTGATCTCACGGCTGAACAGCTACCGCGAACCAGTCGAGATCAAGACCGGCATGGTGTTCGCGGTCGAGACATACTGCCCGGCGAGTGACGGCTATTCGGCTGCGCGCATCGAGGAGGAGGTCGTCGTGACGGAAGACGGTCCGATCATTCTCACGAAGTATCCCGCCGACGAACTCATGGTCGCCAACCCGTACTGA
- a CDS encoding LacI family DNA-binding transcriptional regulator — protein sequence MAESRVPNLKDVAREAGVHVATASRALSDDQSHLVSEATKARVHAVAEGLGYRTNAVAQSLRRGRTGTIGVVVADLANSFVVSLLRGIEHEARTGTYTPLVAETHDDPAILRSVVIRLLRNQVDCIILSAAQVDDEDFVSDLERRVPVVLAVRGFGSSGLAGAERRHLEVLPDDFVGARVAVEHLLALGHRRIAQIPGTFQISSFVERARGFGAAMREHPEASDVSTGAHAPESTVEEGRRQAEMLLRQPPDRRPTAVFAHNDLMAIGAIDAIRAARLRCPEDISVVGYNDAPLVDHLDPPLTTVRLPGFELGRRSARIAFDLLEGVRPTDVRQMLEPEFIERGSTSANFP from the coding sequence ATGGCCGAATCCCGAGTTCCCAACCTGAAAGATGTCGCGCGCGAGGCGGGCGTCCATGTCGCGACGGCGTCACGAGCTCTGAGTGATGACCAATCCCACCTCGTGAGCGAGGCGACCAAGGCGCGGGTGCACGCCGTGGCAGAGGGGCTCGGCTATCGTACGAACGCGGTCGCGCAAAGTCTGCGCCGGGGGAGAACGGGCACGATCGGCGTCGTGGTAGCCGACTTGGCCAACTCCTTCGTGGTTTCCTTGCTGCGAGGGATCGAGCACGAAGCCCGCACCGGCACCTATACGCCACTTGTGGCCGAAACCCACGATGACCCGGCGATCCTGCGTAGCGTCGTGATCCGACTTCTGCGCAATCAGGTGGATTGCATCATCCTGAGTGCCGCGCAGGTCGATGACGAGGATTTCGTCTCGGATCTCGAGCGCCGGGTTCCGGTGGTGCTGGCGGTACGAGGATTCGGTTCGTCCGGGCTCGCCGGTGCCGAGCGACGTCACCTCGAGGTATTGCCGGACGACTTCGTGGGTGCCCGGGTGGCGGTAGAACACCTCCTGGCTCTGGGGCACCGGCGCATCGCCCAGATACCAGGTACGTTCCAGATATCCTCCTTCGTCGAGCGCGCGCGGGGGTTCGGCGCGGCGATGCGCGAGCACCCCGAAGCCTCCGATGTGTCGACAGGTGCCCATGCGCCGGAGAGCACCGTCGAGGAGGGGCGACGTCAGGCGGAGATGCTTCTGCGTCAGCCGCCTGACAGGCGACCCACTGCGGTCTTCGCGCACAACGACCTGATGGCAATCGGCGCGATCGATGCGATTAGAGCCGCCAGATTGCGGTGTCCCGAGGACATCTCAGTAGTCGGCTACAACGATGCGCCGCTCGTTGACCATCTCGACCCGCCGCTGACGACCGTGCGCCTCCCCGGTTTCGAGCTGGGTCGTCGTAGCGCGCGTATCGCGTTCGATCTCCTCGAGGGAGTGAGACCGACCGACGTCCGTCAGATGCTCGAGCCCGAGTTCATCGAGCGTGGCTCGACAAGCGCGAATTTCCCCTGA
- a CDS encoding NAD(P)-dependent oxidoreductase, which produces MTTVGFLGLGTMGAGMARRLIDAGHEVLVWNRSRAPLEPLVAAGARPVATPAEALRAGVAVSMLANDAAANAVFSDETLRSAAGSVHVNMSTLSLDTVRDLVARHREAGVDYVAAPVLGRPHLAASGGLNIVAAGPEAALDRAEEFLTVLGKRTWRLGDQPERANLVKIGVNYNLIHTLQALAESVNLIERGGVDGSVFVEILTDAAYTGSAYTGYGKMIAERGYLPVGFSAELGLKDLNLARSAAQEFRAALPTASVLTDIFEQTLQDEELARLDWSAMAEITRRQD; this is translated from the coding sequence GTGACAACAGTTGGTTTCCTCGGCCTTGGCACCATGGGCGCAGGCATGGCTCGCCGTCTCATCGATGCGGGGCACGAGGTGCTCGTCTGGAACCGATCGCGCGCGCCGCTGGAGCCGCTCGTTGCGGCCGGAGCCCGACCGGTGGCGACACCCGCCGAGGCGCTTCGCGCCGGAGTCGCGGTCTCGATGCTCGCGAACGACGCGGCCGCAAACGCGGTCTTCTCCGACGAGACACTCCGCAGTGCGGCCGGCTCGGTGCACGTCAACATGTCGACGCTGAGTCTCGATACCGTGCGGGATCTGGTCGCGCGTCATCGCGAGGCTGGTGTCGACTATGTCGCCGCTCCGGTGCTGGGCCGCCCTCACCTGGCAGCAAGCGGTGGTCTGAACATCGTCGCCGCCGGACCTGAGGCCGCTCTGGACCGTGCCGAAGAGTTCCTGACGGTTCTCGGAAAGCGCACCTGGCGCCTCGGCGACCAACCGGAGCGTGCGAACCTCGTCAAGATCGGGGTCAACTACAACCTCATCCACACGCTGCAGGCGCTGGCCGAGTCGGTCAACCTGATCGAGCGGGGAGGTGTCGACGGTTCGGTCTTCGTCGAGATCCTGACCGACGCCGCCTACACCGGGAGCGCATACACCGGATACGGCAAGATGATCGCCGAACGCGGGTATCTGCCCGTCGGATTCTCGGCGGAGCTGGGACTCAAGGATCTCAATCTGGCACGGTCGGCTGCGCAGGAGTTCCGTGCAGCCCTGCCGACTGCGTCGGTTCTCACTGACATCTTCGAGCAGACGCTCCAGGATGAAGAGCTCGCCAGGCTCGACTGGTCGGCGATGGCGGAGATCACGCGCCGACAGGACTGA
- a CDS encoding MarR family winged helix-turn-helix transcriptional regulator has product MTDEQSRAWLALVWTAELLPAALDAQLQADSGLTHFEFIVIGTLQQAKNSTLRTKDLASATNSTLPRLSRVVGKLAVRDLVERIGADDDARVVNVRLTAAGRRELIRAVPDHIALAKSVVIDHLSVDDLRALTRILAPLVERLDPLHRVGFAAAERSSSR; this is encoded by the coding sequence ATGACCGATGAGCAATCTCGCGCCTGGTTGGCGCTCGTCTGGACGGCGGAGCTGCTCCCGGCAGCGCTCGACGCGCAACTGCAGGCGGACTCCGGTCTGACACACTTCGAGTTCATAGTCATCGGCACACTGCAGCAGGCGAAGAACAGCACTCTGCGCACGAAGGACCTCGCCTCCGCCACGAACTCGACGCTGCCTCGCCTGTCGAGGGTCGTCGGTAAACTCGCAGTTCGCGACCTGGTGGAACGCATCGGAGCAGATGACGATGCCCGCGTCGTGAATGTCAGGCTCACCGCGGCAGGGCGACGTGAACTCATCCGCGCGGTACCTGATCACATCGCGCTCGCCAAGTCGGTCGTCATCGACCATCTGTCCGTCGACGATCTCCGAGCTTTGACCCGCATTCTGGCGCCGCTCGTCGAGCGACTCGATCCGCTCCACCGCGTCGGGTTCGCTGCGGCCGAGAGATCCTCCTCCCGCTGA
- a CDS encoding NADPH-dependent F420 reductase: MASISIIGTGNMGSAIAGILAKGGASVQAVARDSAKAAALAEQVGGTAAAFGEALTGEIVVLAIPYPAVADVIETYAEQLQGKIVVDVTNPVDFDTFDALTVPADSSAAAEFQRAVPDAKVVKAFNTNFAATLGSREVGGVPTTVIVASDDDQAKAQLTEIISASGVSVTDAGSLKRARELEALGFLQLVLAVREEVPWTGGFAIRS, encoded by the coding sequence GTGGCAAGCATCTCCATCATCGGAACAGGGAACATGGGCTCGGCGATCGCCGGTATCCTCGCGAAGGGCGGCGCGTCGGTGCAGGCTGTCGCGAGGGACTCGGCGAAAGCTGCCGCCCTGGCAGAGCAGGTCGGAGGCACGGCGGCCGCCTTCGGGGAGGCGCTGACGGGTGAGATCGTCGTGCTCGCAATTCCTTACCCTGCGGTCGCAGACGTTATTGAGACGTACGCCGAGCAGCTGCAGGGCAAGATCGTCGTCGATGTCACCAATCCGGTCGATTTCGACACGTTCGACGCACTCACAGTGCCCGCCGACTCCTCCGCTGCTGCTGAGTTCCAGCGAGCGGTTCCCGACGCGAAGGTCGTGAAGGCCTTTAACACCAATTTCGCCGCCACCCTCGGGTCGCGCGAGGTGGGCGGAGTCCCCACGACCGTGATCGTGGCGAGTGACGACGACCAGGCCAAAGCGCAGCTGACCGAGATCATCTCGGCCAGCGGCGTCTCCGTGACCGACGCGGGGTCGCTGAAGCGGGCGCGGGAACTCGAGGCGCTCGGATTCCTGCAGCTCGTCCTCGCGGTGCGCGAAGAGGTGCCCTGGACCGGTGGCTTCGCCATCCGTTCCTAA
- a CDS encoding MerR family transcriptional regulator, with translation MRISEAAAEIGAPARMLRYYEQQGLIEASRSGNGYRDYFEEQVEHARHVRALVEAGLSTRMIKIVLDIESPAADRPSTAENRASAVELARELRVVENRILCLQKSREAVIGYLQNSAHADLLTASPHLSGADAGERDEAPTDTLRPHSR, from the coding sequence ATGAGGATCAGCGAGGCTGCGGCGGAGATCGGCGCGCCGGCGCGGATGCTGCGTTACTACGAGCAACAGGGACTCATCGAGGCATCACGCTCGGGAAACGGGTACCGCGACTACTTCGAAGAGCAGGTGGAACACGCCCGCCACGTCCGTGCCCTCGTCGAAGCGGGGCTCTCCACTCGCATGATCAAGATAGTGCTGGACATTGAGTCCCCCGCAGCCGACCGGCCGTCGACGGCGGAGAATCGCGCCTCCGCCGTAGAGCTGGCGAGAGAGCTGCGTGTGGTGGAGAACCGCATCCTCTGCCTACAGAAGAGCCGCGAGGCCGTCATCGGCTATCTCCAGAACTCCGCCCACGCAGATCTGCTCACGGCCAGCCCCCATTTATCGGGCGCGGACGCGGGAGAGCGGGACGAAGCGCCGACCGACACGCTCCGCCCGCATTCGCGCTGA
- a CDS encoding aromatic alcohol reductase codes for MIDLTLTLMSKFTLCERHRDPRDAAGKEEHMSVRSWDGSSRRILVIGAGELGMPVLRNVARRVADMPGASVDVLLRAYTIDSTVPAKQRDVAEIRALGIGIVAGDLVESTIDDLAAIFSDYDTVIGCTGITAGLDTPMKVAQAALQAKLPRYFPWQFGVDFDVIGRGSPQDIFDSQLDVRDLLRSQDDTEWVIISTGMFMNYLFEPGSGMVDLPNDTVNALGTPDTAVTVTTPEDIGALTAAILFAEPRIRNEIVYVAGDTITYGQLAETLEQVLGRSFELRVWSEPLLMAELAADPDNMTRKYRAAFAQGRGVAWEKEGTFNSRHGISTTTLREWVERNLVDVVCSGE; via the coding sequence GTGATCGATTTGACCTTGACACTGATGTCAAAATTTACGCTTTGTGAACGGCATCGCGATCCTCGAGATGCCGCAGGAAAGGAAGAACACATGTCAGTGCGCAGCTGGGACGGCTCGTCGCGGAGGATCCTCGTCATTGGGGCGGGCGAACTCGGAATGCCCGTGCTGCGCAACGTCGCGCGCCGGGTGGCGGACATGCCGGGAGCCTCCGTGGATGTGCTGCTGCGCGCCTACACGATCGATTCAACGGTTCCGGCGAAGCAGCGCGACGTTGCGGAGATCCGCGCCCTTGGCATCGGGATCGTCGCCGGCGACCTGGTGGAGAGCACCATCGACGACCTCGCGGCGATCTTTTCGGACTACGACACTGTCATCGGCTGTACCGGGATCACCGCCGGTCTTGACACCCCAATGAAGGTTGCGCAGGCGGCGCTGCAGGCGAAGCTCCCACGGTACTTCCCGTGGCAGTTCGGAGTCGACTTCGATGTGATCGGGCGCGGGAGCCCTCAGGACATCTTCGACTCACAGCTCGACGTGCGAGACCTCCTCCGATCACAGGACGACACCGAGTGGGTGATCATATCCACAGGCATGTTCATGAATTACCTCTTCGAGCCCGGGTCGGGGATGGTCGACCTGCCGAATGACACCGTGAACGCACTTGGCACCCCGGACACCGCCGTCACCGTTACGACCCCGGAAGACATCGGTGCGCTCACCGCGGCGATCCTGTTCGCCGAGCCGCGGATCCGGAACGAGATCGTCTACGTCGCCGGCGATACCATCACTTACGGCCAGCTGGCGGAAACGCTGGAACAGGTTCTGGGGCGCTCGTTTGAGCTACGCGTATGGTCGGAGCCCCTCCTCATGGCTGAACTCGCCGCCGACCCAGACAACATGACCAGGAAGTACCGCGCAGCGTTCGCGCAGGGACGCGGCGTGGCCTGGGAGAAGGAAGGCACGTTCAACTCGCGCCACGGCATCTCGACCACGACTCTGCGCGAATGGGTGGAGCGGAACCTCGTCGATGTGGTCTGCTCTGGCGAATAG
- a CDS encoding ABC transporter ATP-binding protein: MSAKAPEKADVGLGALVVSLRDVSRSFGDTKVLSDIDLDIESGQFVALLGRSGTGKSTLLRIVTGLDTGATGRIAVTDRLSVGFQEPRLLPWKKVWRNVALGLPGSDLKRRAQRTLQEVGLEHRADAWPLTLSGGEAQRASLARALIREPQLMVLDEPFGALDALTKIKMHALLLELFRAHRPGVLLVTHDVEEAILLADRVLVMEGGKFVSDTQIDLPHPRTKAGGSFVKLRTKLLADLGVTDVA; this comes from the coding sequence ATGAGTGCGAAGGCACCCGAGAAGGCAGATGTTGGCCTCGGTGCCCTTGTCGTGTCGCTGCGCGACGTGTCGCGCTCGTTTGGGGATACGAAGGTGCTCTCGGATATCGACCTCGACATCGAGAGTGGACAATTCGTCGCGCTGCTCGGGCGGTCGGGAACCGGCAAGAGTACGCTCCTGCGGATCGTGACGGGACTCGACACCGGTGCGACTGGCCGGATCGCCGTCACCGACCGCCTCTCCGTCGGCTTCCAGGAACCTCGACTGCTGCCGTGGAAGAAGGTATGGCGCAACGTCGCACTCGGGCTTCCCGGTTCCGACCTGAAGCGGCGGGCCCAGCGCACCTTGCAGGAGGTCGGGCTCGAGCACCGCGCGGATGCCTGGCCGCTCACGCTCTCAGGCGGGGAGGCCCAGCGGGCCTCTCTCGCGAGGGCGCTCATCCGCGAGCCTCAGCTGATGGTCCTTGATGAGCCGTTCGGTGCGCTGGACGCTTTGACGAAGATCAAGATGCACGCGCTGCTGCTCGAGTTGTTCCGCGCCCACCGGCCCGGAGTCCTGCTTGTGACCCACGACGTGGAGGAGGCGATCCTGCTCGCCGATCGAGTGTTGGTCATGGAGGGCGGGAAGTTCGTTTCGGACACCCAGATCGATCTGCCGCATCCCCGCACCAAGGCGGGCGGGTCTTTCGTGAAGTTGAGAACGAAACTGCTGGCTGACCTCGGCGTCACTGACGTCGCCTGA
- a CDS encoding ABC transporter permease: MKPLRTAGPVIVLVLWQVTTMTGLVPPTVLPPPSEVFVTGWELLQTGELQMHLLVSLERIAYAVLLGVSIGLVMALLSGIWKVGDALIDPLMQMMRTVPVLALVPLFILWFGIGEPSKVLMIALAVVFPVYLNTYAGIRGVDRKLMEVGTIVRLTPIGRIRHIVLPGALPGFLTGLRMSLGVAWLILVISEQVNANEGVGYLMNNARLYLRTDVIVLGILIYAAAGYLSDLLVRLIEKRTLAWRQGLETV; encoded by the coding sequence ATGAAGCCGTTGCGCACGGCCGGACCGGTCATCGTCCTGGTGTTGTGGCAGGTCACGACCATGACCGGTCTGGTGCCGCCGACCGTCCTGCCTCCGCCTTCCGAGGTGTTCGTCACGGGGTGGGAACTCTTGCAGACGGGTGAACTCCAGATGCACCTGCTGGTGTCCCTGGAGCGAATCGCCTATGCCGTCCTGCTCGGCGTGAGCATCGGTTTGGTGATGGCACTCCTCTCCGGCATCTGGAAGGTCGGCGACGCGCTGATCGATCCCCTCATGCAGATGATGCGCACCGTGCCGGTCCTCGCGCTGGTTCCGCTGTTCATCCTCTGGTTCGGTATCGGCGAGCCGTCCAAAGTGCTCATGATCGCGCTGGCTGTGGTGTTCCCGGTGTACCTGAACACATACGCCGGCATCCGCGGGGTCGATCGCAAGCTCATGGAGGTGGGGACGATCGTGCGACTCACACCCATCGGACGGATCCGGCACATCGTGCTTCCCGGCGCGCTGCCCGGATTCCTGACTGGTCTGCGGATGTCACTGGGCGTGGCCTGGCTGATCCTTGTCATCAGCGAGCAGGTCAATGCCAACGAGGGCGTCGGGTACCTCATGAACAACGCGCGTTTGTATTTGCGCACAGACGTGATCGTGCTCGGCATCCTGATCTACGCGGCTGCGGGCTATCTGTCCGACCTGCTCGTGAGGCTCATCGAGAAGCGCACACTGGCCTGGCGTCAGGGATTGGAGACGGTATGA
- a CDS encoding ABC transporter substrate-binding protein has product MSARHRFRTTVLPALLVSVLAVSACAGETGDSTSGDSEKPIARIVTVGTPGTNVGFLFDDIPMAVEAAGGGAEDAGYFPSTQPALEALSGGAADFATIVTSGALTGLTGTGDYLFLGVAKASAGQSSSIVVPAGSDIKTVEDLAGKSVAVTKGAAGEYIVDQAMLNHGMPADSIKKVYLGPGDAAGAFIQGSIDAWAAFDIFIPAAVTKMGARVLITGDDELTGKFDYPVLVVTRFFAEAHPEVTAAVLKGYTKGGQHVIEDPDEYLSIQKTANDFSPEQMDYIFDRLLVYEAYDAQTLAELQESIDSWNEIGTLSEKLAAKDIVFDVASVPAS; this is encoded by the coding sequence GTGTCCGCTCGTCACCGTTTCCGAACCACCGTCCTTCCTGCTCTTCTGGTGAGCGTTCTCGCGGTCAGCGCCTGCGCAGGCGAGACCGGCGACAGCACCAGCGGCGATTCGGAGAAGCCGATCGCCCGCATCGTCACTGTCGGCACCCCCGGCACCAACGTGGGGTTCCTCTTCGACGACATCCCTATGGCCGTCGAAGCAGCCGGAGGCGGGGCGGAGGACGCTGGCTACTTCCCCTCCACCCAGCCAGCCCTCGAAGCACTCAGCGGCGGTGCGGCAGACTTCGCCACGATCGTGACCTCCGGGGCACTCACCGGACTCACCGGCACCGGCGACTACCTCTTCCTCGGCGTGGCCAAGGCCTCGGCAGGACAGAGCTCGTCGATCGTGGTGCCGGCCGGCAGCGACATCAAGACGGTGGAAGACCTGGCCGGCAAGTCGGTCGCGGTCACCAAGGGCGCGGCCGGCGAGTACATCGTGGACCAGGCGATGCTCAACCACGGCATGCCGGCCGACTCGATCAAGAAGGTCTACCTCGGCCCAGGCGACGCGGCCGGCGCGTTCATCCAGGGTTCGATCGACGCATGGGCGGCCTTCGACATCTTTATCCCTGCGGCCGTCACCAAGATGGGAGCACGTGTGCTGATCACCGGCGATGACGAGTTGACCGGAAAGTTCGACTACCCGGTGCTCGTCGTGACCCGTTTCTTCGCCGAGGCGCACCCCGAGGTCACGGCCGCCGTGCTGAAGGGCTACACCAAAGGCGGTCAGCACGTGATCGAGGATCCCGACGAGTATCTGTCGATCCAGAAGACCGCGAACGACTTCAGCCCGGAGCAGATGGACTACATCTTCGATCGGCTGCTCGTGTACGAAGCCTACGACGCTCAGACGCTCGCCGAGCTTCAGGAGAGCATCGACAGCTGGAACGAGATCGGTACGCTGAGCGAGAAGCTCGCGGCGAAGGACATCGTGTTCGACGTCGCTTCTGTTCCCGCGAGCTGA